A window of the Halobacterium hubeiense genome harbors these coding sequences:
- a CDS encoding PhnD/SsuA/transferrin family substrate-binding protein: MAGRRKFLKIAGATGIAGLTGLAGCTGGGDGDGGDGTSESGGTTTGTTSSGPTELTFTLTPAESDVDVKQQYQPMFDYLESEADVSISSSVAADYAAVYSSLESGQTDIADAAPAIAIQSADNDVAEVAGIRIAYGAAKYFSLITTLPDSGIDELADLEGETVAFADRLSTSGSIFPLYMLKQAGLDTGGAPNGTPNDFEGQWSDHSQARETLINRDPVVAAGTGAFSTAPNVPKDQFPQEFLDMSAENDGDLGTESPELELLSCSNPIPRAPILIRSALDSTVRSDVTDALLAATEEDLINEDLGDDQQLWFTGLSEGTVEDYQPVRDAFDELGVELGNA; the protein is encoded by the coding sequence ATGGCGGGACGACGCAAATTCCTCAAAATCGCAGGCGCGACAGGTATCGCTGGACTCACCGGACTCGCGGGCTGTACGGGCGGCGGCGACGGCGACGGCGGTGACGGCACGTCCGAAAGTGGCGGGACGACGACGGGCACGACGAGCAGCGGCCCGACGGAGCTGACGTTCACGCTCACGCCGGCCGAGTCCGACGTCGACGTCAAACAGCAGTACCAGCCGATGTTCGACTACCTCGAGTCCGAGGCGGACGTCTCCATCTCCTCCAGCGTCGCGGCGGACTACGCCGCGGTGTACTCCTCGCTGGAGTCCGGGCAGACGGACATCGCGGACGCCGCACCGGCAATCGCGATTCAGAGCGCGGACAACGACGTCGCGGAGGTCGCCGGCATCCGCATCGCGTACGGCGCCGCGAAGTACTTCTCGCTCATCACGACGCTGCCGGACAGCGGCATCGACGAGCTCGCGGACCTCGAAGGCGAGACGGTCGCGTTCGCAGACCGCCTCTCCACGAGCGGCTCCATCTTCCCGCTGTACATGCTCAAGCAGGCCGGTCTCGACACCGGCGGCGCGCCCAACGGCACGCCCAACGACTTCGAGGGCCAGTGGTCGGACCACTCACAGGCCCGCGAGACGCTCATCAACCGCGACCCGGTCGTGGCTGCGGGCACCGGCGCGTTCTCCACGGCGCCCAACGTCCCCAAGGACCAGTTCCCCCAGGAGTTCCTCGACATGTCCGCCGAGAACGACGGCGACCTCGGCACGGAGTCCCCGGAACTGGAACTGCTCTCGTGCTCGAACCCGATTCCGCGCGCGCCCATTCTCATCCGCTCGGCGCTGGACTCGACGGTCAGGTCCGACGTGACCGACGCCCTGCTGGCCGCCACCGAGGAGGACCTCATCAACGAGGACCTCGGCGACGACCAGCAGCTCTGGTTCACCGGGCTCAGCGAGGGCACCGTTGAGGACTACCAGCCGGTCCGCGACGCCTTCGACGAGCTCGGCGTCGAACTCGGGAACGCGTAA
- the thsB gene encoding thermosome subunit beta, with protein MAQQQQRMQGQPMIIMGDDAQRVKDKDAQEHNISAARAVADAVRSTLGPKGMDKMLVSSMGDVTITNDGVTILQEMDIDNPTAEMIVEVAETQEDEAGDGTTTAVAIAGELLKNAEDLLERDIHPTAIIKGYNLAAEQAREEVDNVAIDVDPEDEDLIRSVAETSMTGKGAELDKELLSGIIYQAINQVAVEAADGSTVVDAANINVETQTGRSVGDSELLVGAAIDKDPVHDEMPSDVEDAKILLLNEAIEVEEAEADTSVNIESPDQLQSFLDQEEEQLKQKVQQIVDTGANVVFCQKGIDDMAQHYLAKEGILAVRRTKKSDIEFLTNVLNTSVVTDLDSASEADVASGSVSRDAEDELFYVEGHDENAHGVTILLRASTDHVVDELERGVTDALDVSAQTLSDGRVLPGGGAIEVEVADRLRDFADSVSGREQLAVEAFADSLELVPRVLAENAGLDSIDTLVDLRSAHESGEERTGLNVLSGNLEDTFEAGVVEPAHAKEQAVTSASEAANLVLKIDDIISAGDLSTDKGDDEGGAGGMGGMGGGMGGMM; from the coding sequence ATGGCACAACAGCAGCAGCGGATGCAGGGTCAGCCCATGATCATCATGGGAGACGACGCCCAGCGCGTGAAGGACAAGGACGCTCAGGAGCACAACATCTCCGCGGCGCGAGCCGTCGCGGACGCCGTCCGCTCCACGCTCGGGCCGAAAGGCATGGACAAGATGCTCGTCTCCTCGATGGGCGACGTCACAATCACCAACGACGGCGTCACCATCCTCCAGGAGATGGACATCGACAACCCGACCGCGGAGATGATCGTCGAAGTCGCCGAGACCCAAGAGGACGAGGCCGGCGACGGCACGACGACCGCGGTCGCCATCGCGGGCGAACTCCTCAAGAACGCCGAGGACCTCCTCGAGCGCGACATCCACCCGACCGCCATCATCAAGGGCTACAACCTCGCCGCCGAGCAGGCCCGCGAGGAAGTCGACAACGTCGCCATCGACGTCGACCCCGAGGACGAGGACCTCATCCGCAGCGTCGCCGAGACCTCGATGACCGGCAAGGGCGCCGAGCTCGACAAGGAGCTGCTCTCCGGCATCATCTACCAGGCCATCAATCAGGTCGCCGTCGAAGCCGCCGACGGCAGCACGGTCGTCGACGCCGCCAACATCAACGTCGAGACCCAGACCGGCCGCTCGGTCGGTGACTCCGAGCTCCTCGTCGGCGCCGCCATCGACAAGGACCCGGTCCACGACGAGATGCCCTCGGACGTCGAGGACGCCAAGATTCTCCTGCTGAACGAGGCCATCGAGGTCGAGGAAGCCGAAGCCGACACCTCGGTCAACATCGAGAGCCCCGACCAGCTCCAGTCGTTCCTCGACCAGGAAGAGGAGCAGCTCAAGCAGAAGGTCCAGCAGATTGTCGACACCGGGGCCAACGTCGTCTTCTGTCAGAAGGGCATCGACGACATGGCCCAGCACTACCTCGCGAAGGAGGGCATCCTCGCCGTCCGTCGCACCAAGAAGTCCGACATCGAGTTCCTGACGAACGTCCTCAACACGTCGGTCGTCACGGACCTCGACTCCGCGTCCGAGGCCGACGTCGCCAGCGGCTCCGTCTCCCGCGACGCCGAGGACGAGCTGTTCTACGTCGAGGGCCACGACGAGAACGCCCACGGCGTCACCATCCTCCTGCGCGCGTCCACCGACCACGTCGTCGACGAGCTCGAACGCGGCGTCACCGACGCGCTCGACGTCTCCGCGCAGACGCTCTCCGACGGCCGCGTCCTCCCCGGCGGCGGCGCCATCGAGGTCGAGGTCGCCGACCGCCTCCGCGACTTCGCGGACTCGGTCTCCGGCCGCGAGCAGCTCGCCGTCGAGGCGTTCGCTGACTCGCTCGAACTCGTGCCCCGCGTGCTCGCCGAGAACGCGGGCCTCGACTCCATCGACACGCTCGTCGACCTGCGCTCCGCGCATGAGTCCGGCGAGGAGCGCACCGGCCTGAACGTGCTCTCCGGCAACCTCGAAGACACCTTCGAGGCCGGCGTCGTCGAGCCCGCGCACGCCAAAGAGCAGGCGGTCACGTCCGCTTCCGAGGCCGCGAACCTCGTGCTCAAAATCGACGACATCATCTCCGCCGGCGACCTCTCCACCGACAAGGGCGACGACGAAGGTGGCGCCGGCGGCATGGGCGGCATGGGCGGCGGCATGGGCGGCATGATGTAA
- the lrp gene encoding HTH-type transcriptional regulator Lrp, translating to MTYENLDAHLVNELLADGRASLRSLADELDVSVTTVSNHLKDLENEGVIEGYVPIVDYDQLGYDVTAIIQLKVEGGALPDITDRFRDHKQMVSVYEVTGDHDVIAVGKFSDTDDMNALIKDLLSDADIKESNTSVVLNAAAEHEQFELDVDDE from the coding sequence ATGACGTACGAGAACCTCGACGCGCACCTCGTCAACGAGCTGCTGGCCGACGGGCGCGCCAGCCTCCGCAGCCTCGCCGACGAGCTCGACGTATCAGTCACGACCGTCTCGAACCACCTCAAGGACCTGGAGAACGAGGGCGTCATCGAGGGCTACGTCCCAATCGTCGACTACGACCAGCTCGGCTACGACGTCACCGCCATCATCCAGCTCAAGGTCGAGGGCGGCGCGCTCCCCGACATCACCGACCGCTTCCGCGACCACAAGCAGATGGTCTCCGTCTACGAGGTCACCGGCGACCACGACGTCATCGCCGTCGGGAAGTTTAGCGACACCGACGACATGAACGCGCTCATCAAGGACCTGCTCTCGGACGCCGACATCAAGGAGTCCAACACCAGCGTCGTGCTCAACGCCGCCGCCGAACACGAGCAGTTCGAACTCGACGTCGACGACGAGTAA
- a CDS encoding tRNA (guanine(26)-N(2))-dimethyltransferase yields MLVEEGGVTVEVPGEAGGGEGAGDGVFFNPTQELNRDLTVAALSAYREREPRAETYLDAMAASGIRGVRAANNDWTTTLADLDPDSVELARANLARNDLDGEVVQRNVNSLLHEDGQFFDVVDLDPFGSPIPFADAAFANARNLVCVTATDTAPLCGAHFESGVRKYSAVPRNTEYHAEMGLRVLLSALARTAARYDVGVTPILSHVSDHYVRTYLDLSHTATDANEAIDELGYVYHCQECLHREHEYGLIADAPETCAHCGGTQVLPAGPLWLGPAHDREFVAEVREHVTDYMGTAKRARKLLDTVAGELHEPTHFDQHRLYKQWGEPAVGMDEFLSELRDAGLAASRTQYGGTTFKTDGSLADVEAAVRE; encoded by the coding sequence ATGCTCGTCGAGGAAGGCGGCGTGACCGTCGAAGTACCCGGGGAAGCCGGCGGCGGCGAGGGCGCCGGCGACGGCGTGTTCTTCAACCCCACGCAGGAACTCAACCGGGACCTGACGGTCGCGGCGCTGTCGGCGTACCGCGAGCGCGAGCCGCGCGCGGAGACGTACCTCGACGCGATGGCCGCCAGCGGCATCCGCGGGGTGCGCGCCGCCAACAACGACTGGACGACGACGCTGGCGGACCTCGACCCCGATTCGGTCGAACTCGCGCGGGCGAACCTCGCACGCAACGACCTCGACGGCGAGGTCGTCCAGCGCAACGTCAACAGCCTCCTCCACGAGGACGGCCAGTTCTTCGACGTCGTGGACCTCGACCCGTTCGGGTCGCCGATTCCGTTCGCGGACGCGGCGTTCGCGAACGCCCGCAACCTCGTCTGCGTCACCGCCACGGATACCGCGCCGCTGTGCGGCGCGCACTTCGAGTCCGGCGTGCGGAAGTACTCCGCCGTCCCCCGGAACACCGAGTACCACGCCGAGATGGGGCTACGCGTGCTGCTGTCCGCGCTCGCGCGCACCGCCGCGCGCTACGACGTCGGCGTCACGCCCATCCTCAGCCACGTCAGCGACCACTACGTCCGCACGTACCTGGACCTCTCGCACACCGCGACCGACGCCAACGAGGCCATCGACGAACTCGGCTACGTCTACCACTGTCAGGAGTGCCTCCACCGCGAGCACGAGTACGGCCTGATTGCGGACGCGCCGGAGACGTGCGCGCACTGCGGCGGCACGCAGGTGCTGCCAGCCGGCCCGCTGTGGCTCGGCCCCGCCCACGACAGGGAATTCGTCGCGGAGGTCCGCGAGCATGTCACCGACTACATGGGCACCGCCAAGCGCGCCCGGAAGCTGCTGGACACCGTCGCGGGCGAACTCCACGAGCCGACGCACTTCGACCAGCACCGCCTCTACAAGCAGTGGGGCGAGCCCGCCGTCGGCATGGACGAGTTCCTCAGCGAACTCCGCGACGCGGGGCTGGCGGCCTCGCGCACGCAGTACGGCGGCACGACGTTCAAGACCGACGGCTCGCTCGCCGACGTCGAGGCCGCGGTCCGCGAGTAG
- a CDS encoding phosphatase PAP2 family protein, with product MSALDRSAGVTEALAGSVPEALVPVFVVLTFLGSTWFVVTVGPAVYLFGPQRGWLSRRDGARLLAVSIGALAVVVLTKGLFAEPRPPASVMRIAEHGNGFPSGHATGAAAFYGGLAALLDVSDRARRYAAAAGMIVFVAFTRLALGVHYLADVVAGALLGTAFVAVLIALTRRRVGYGFAVAVLTAVAAVGLVGPTEDPVAALGGTVGALAGWWLVTRRGALLNDVSVKTALPVLAALGGAAALTLHFDAGLAAIGSTHSLAGVAFVALPVLRR from the coding sequence GTGAGCGCGCTCGACCGCAGCGCCGGCGTCACGGAGGCGCTGGCGGGAAGCGTCCCCGAGGCGCTCGTGCCCGTGTTCGTGGTGTTGACGTTCCTCGGGAGCACATGGTTCGTGGTGACCGTCGGGCCCGCCGTCTACCTGTTCGGCCCGCAGCGCGGCTGGCTGTCGCGGCGCGACGGCGCGCGCCTGCTCGCGGTGAGCATCGGCGCGCTCGCGGTCGTCGTCCTCACGAAGGGGCTGTTCGCGGAGCCGCGACCCCCGGCGTCGGTGATGCGCATCGCCGAACACGGCAACGGCTTCCCGAGCGGCCACGCCACCGGCGCGGCGGCGTTCTACGGCGGGCTCGCGGCGCTCCTCGACGTGAGCGACCGCGCGCGCCGGTACGCCGCGGCCGCCGGGATGATTGTCTTCGTGGCGTTCACGCGGCTCGCGCTCGGCGTCCACTACCTCGCGGACGTCGTCGCGGGCGCGCTCCTCGGCACGGCGTTCGTCGCGGTACTGATCGCGCTCACGCGCCGCCGCGTCGGCTACGGGTTCGCCGTCGCCGTCCTCACTGCCGTCGCGGCCGTCGGCCTCGTCGGCCCCACGGAGGACCCGGTCGCCGCGCTCGGCGGGACGGTCGGCGCGCTCGCCGGCTGGTGGCTGGTGACGCGGCGCGGCGCGCTCCTGAACGACGTCTCAGTAAAGACCGCACTCCCCGTTCTCGCTGCGCTCGGCGGCGCGGCCGCGCTCACGCTGCACTTCGACGCGGGACTGGCCGCGATTGGCTCGACACACTCCCTCGCCGGCGTCGCGTTCGTCGCGCTCCCAGTACTGCGGCGGTAG
- the aceA gene encoding isocitrate lyase yields MSDDYPDYTHRDIDNAAGREFRELLADDDPYVFAPGLYHALDARLAERAGHDAVYMSGYSTVLGQFGFPDLEMVSMTEMVENAKRIVDATSLPVVADADTGYGGVHNVRRAVREYEKAGVAAIHIEDQTTPKRCGHIAGKEIVSREKAQARFEAAVDAKQSEDTVIIARTDAYGSANGDWEEHLERGRIYADAGVDLVWPEMPDPSREDAVEYAETIHETHPDLDLAFNYSSSFAWSEEDDPLTFEELGDLGYEYIFITLYGLHSGAHAVYEDMENIAENAEQAQFDLEDRYLGHETESHHDLSLVSRYQDIETQFDPEARRRIEESEGYSEDESDPITADDEATPTQDD; encoded by the coding sequence ATGAGTGACGACTACCCCGACTACACGCACCGAGACATCGACAACGCCGCCGGCCGCGAGTTCCGCGAACTGCTCGCGGACGACGACCCCTACGTGTTCGCGCCCGGCCTCTACCACGCCCTCGACGCGCGGCTGGCCGAACGCGCCGGCCACGACGCCGTCTACATGAGCGGCTACTCTACGGTCCTCGGGCAGTTCGGCTTCCCGGACCTCGAGATGGTCTCGATGACCGAGATGGTCGAGAACGCAAAGCGCATCGTCGACGCCACCAGCCTCCCAGTCGTCGCGGACGCCGACACCGGCTACGGCGGCGTCCACAACGTCCGCCGCGCCGTCCGCGAGTACGAGAAGGCCGGCGTCGCCGCGATTCACATCGAGGACCAGACGACGCCCAAGCGCTGCGGCCACATCGCCGGGAAGGAGATCGTCTCCCGGGAGAAGGCGCAGGCGCGCTTCGAGGCCGCCGTCGATGCCAAGCAGTCCGAGGACACCGTCATCATCGCGCGCACCGACGCGTACGGCTCCGCGAACGGCGACTGGGAGGAACACCTCGAACGCGGCCGCATCTACGCGGACGCTGGCGTCGACCTCGTCTGGCCGGAGATGCCCGACCCGTCCCGCGAGGACGCCGTCGAGTACGCCGAGACCATCCACGAGACCCACCCGGACCTCGACCTCGCGTTCAACTACTCGTCGTCGTTCGCGTGGAGCGAGGAAGACGACCCGCTGACCTTCGAGGAGCTCGGCGACCTCGGCTACGAGTACATCTTCATCACCCTCTACGGCCTCCACTCGGGCGCCCACGCCGTCTACGAGGACATGGAGAACATCGCCGAGAACGCCGAGCAGGCGCAGTTCGACCTCGAAGACCGCTACCTCGGCCACGAGACCGAGAGCCACCACGACCTCTCGCTGGTCAGCCGCTACCAGGACATCGAGACCCAGTTCGACCCCGAGGCCCGGCGCCGCATCGAGGAGTCCGAGGGGTACAGCGAGGACGAGAGCGACCCCATCACGGCCGACGACGAGGCCACGCCGACGCAGGATGACTGA
- the glnA gene encoding type I glutamate--ammonia ligase produces the protein MTNGNPSEGLGPSEQAVLEKIDEQNIDFLRLQFTDILGTVKNVSIPASQAEKAFEDGIYFDGSSIDGFVRIQESDMRLKPDPETFAVLPWRTREDEEEGGAARLICDVINTSTGEPFEGDPRHVLKQALDRAEEMGYTVNAAPEPEFFLFEEDEDGRATTKTNDAGGYFDLAPKDLASDVRRDIIYGLEDMGFEIEASHHEVAQGQHEINFEYDDALSTADNVGTFRTVVRAIAAQHDLHATFMPKPIPRINGSGMHTHISLFTEDGENAFHDGDDEFDLSETAKQFTAGILEHAPALAAVTNPTVNSYKRLVPGYEAPVYVAWSDRNRSALIRKPAARVPSASRIEARFPDPSCNPYLAFAALIHAGLDGIEKGLDCDDPVRENIYEFDEAKREEYGIDTLPSNLGDALDELEDDDVVLDALGDHVSEKFLEAKNAEYDDYRVDVSDWELDRYLEKF, from the coding sequence ATGACGAACGGGAATCCCAGTGAGGGCCTCGGCCCGAGCGAGCAGGCGGTACTCGAGAAGATTGACGAACAGAACATCGACTTCCTCCGCCTCCAGTTCACGGACATCCTCGGCACCGTGAAGAACGTCTCCATCCCCGCCAGTCAGGCGGAGAAGGCGTTCGAGGACGGCATCTACTTCGACGGCTCATCCATCGACGGCTTCGTGCGCATCCAGGAGTCGGACATGCGGCTCAAGCCCGACCCCGAGACGTTCGCCGTGCTCCCGTGGCGCACCCGCGAGGACGAGGAAGAGGGCGGCGCCGCGCGTCTCATCTGCGACGTCATCAACACCTCCACGGGCGAACCCTTCGAGGGCGACCCGCGCCACGTCCTCAAGCAGGCGCTCGACCGCGCCGAGGAGATGGGTTACACCGTCAACGCCGCGCCCGAGCCCGAGTTCTTCCTCTTCGAGGAGGACGAGGACGGCCGCGCGACGACGAAGACCAACGACGCCGGCGGCTACTTCGACCTCGCGCCGAAGGACCTCGCCAGCGACGTCCGCCGCGACATCATCTACGGCCTCGAGGACATGGGCTTCGAAATCGAGGCCTCCCACCACGAGGTCGCGCAGGGCCAACACGAGATCAACTTCGAGTACGACGACGCGCTCTCGACGGCTGACAACGTCGGCACGTTCCGGACGGTCGTGCGCGCCATCGCCGCCCAGCACGACCTCCACGCGACGTTCATGCCCAAGCCCATCCCGCGCATCAACGGCTCCGGGATGCACACGCACATCTCGCTGTTCACGGAGGACGGCGAGAACGCGTTCCATGACGGCGACGACGAGTTCGACCTCTCGGAGACGGCCAAGCAGTTCACCGCGGGCATCCTCGAGCACGCCCCGGCGCTGGCCGCGGTCACGAACCCGACCGTGAACTCCTACAAGCGCCTCGTCCCCGGCTACGAGGCGCCGGTGTACGTCGCGTGGTCGGACCGCAACCGCTCCGCGCTCATCCGCAAGCCCGCGGCGCGCGTGCCGTCCGCGAGCCGCATCGAGGCGCGCTTCCCCGACCCGTCGTGTAACCCGTACCTGGCGTTCGCGGCGCTCATCCACGCCGGCCTCGACGGCATCGAGAAGGGCCTCGACTGCGACGACCCGGTCCGCGAGAATATCTACGAGTTCGACGAGGCCAAGCGCGAGGAGTACGGCATCGACACGCTGCCGTCGAACCTCGGCGACGCCCTCGACGAGCTCGAAGACGACGACGTCGTCCTCGACGCGCTCGGTGACCACGTCTCGGAGAAGTTCCTCGAGGCGAAGAACGCCGAGTACGACGACTACCGCGTCGACGTCTCCGACTGGGAGCTCGACCGCTACCTCGAGAAGTTCTAG
- a CDS encoding YihY/virulence factor BrkB family protein, which yields MTRIGSAVGVARRVAGTAKDEQVTFLSAAVAYYAFVSLIPLLVLSVAVGTALGGVELVDAIVGALDPFLTTSGETALRDAMTDGRGRTGATAVSLLLLTWSALKLFRGLDVAFSQVYGVQKPESLLEQVVDGVVVLLTLPLAVGAAVAVTVVVPYLDVVPYLDLASALTLPLALTLVFLPSYYVFPDAGVSVREALPGAAFAAVGWTLLAQGFRVYAAYVGGGELYGILGGALLLVTWLYFGGIVITLGAVLNAVLSGRPDDDEEPEPEPPNEAPDVAELGAEVEALRAELDAKTVQKSELEADLKQYVRQRLRRGKARGWGPYLVLLYGTLMTVGAFHYLGGGWSILAMVVVWLSTLGLYVLMVLFGLSVSAVGVPGRIADRVRSWRR from the coding sequence GTGACACGAATCGGGTCCGCCGTCGGGGTCGCGCGACGCGTCGCCGGAACGGCCAAAGACGAGCAAGTGACGTTCCTCTCGGCGGCGGTCGCGTACTACGCGTTCGTCTCCCTGATTCCGCTGCTGGTGTTGTCGGTCGCGGTCGGCACCGCGCTCGGCGGCGTCGAACTGGTCGATGCCATCGTCGGCGCGCTCGACCCGTTCCTCACTACGTCCGGGGAGACCGCACTCCGGGACGCGATGACGGACGGTCGCGGGCGCACGGGCGCGACAGCGGTCAGTCTCCTGCTGTTGACGTGGTCCGCGCTCAAGCTGTTCCGCGGCCTCGACGTCGCGTTCTCGCAGGTCTACGGCGTCCAGAAGCCCGAGTCGCTGCTCGAACAGGTCGTCGACGGCGTCGTCGTGCTGCTGACGCTGCCGCTGGCGGTCGGCGCTGCCGTCGCGGTGACCGTCGTCGTGCCGTACCTCGACGTCGTGCCGTACCTCGACCTCGCGAGCGCGCTGACGCTCCCGCTCGCGCTGACGCTCGTGTTCCTGCCGTCGTACTACGTCTTCCCGGACGCCGGAGTGTCCGTCCGAGAGGCGCTGCCGGGCGCGGCGTTCGCGGCGGTCGGGTGGACGCTGCTCGCGCAGGGGTTCCGCGTGTACGCCGCGTACGTCGGCGGCGGCGAGCTGTACGGGATTCTGGGCGGCGCGCTCCTGCTGGTGACGTGGCTGTACTTCGGCGGCATCGTTATCACGCTCGGCGCGGTACTCAACGCCGTGCTGTCGGGACGACCTGACGACGACGAGGAGCCGGAACCAGAACCACCGAACGAGGCGCCGGACGTCGCCGAACTCGGCGCGGAAGTCGAGGCGCTGCGCGCGGAGCTGGACGCCAAGACCGTCCAGAAGTCCGAGCTGGAAGCCGACCTCAAGCAGTACGTCCGCCAGCGCCTCCGCCGCGGGAAGGCGCGCGGCTGGGGACCGTACCTCGTGTTGCTGTACGGCACGCTGATGACCGTCGGCGCGTTCCACTACCTCGGCGGCGGCTGGTCGATTCTGGCGATGGTCGTGGTGTGGCTGTCCACGCTCGGGCTGTACGTGCTGATGGTGCTGTTCGGCCTGAGCGTCAGCGCCGTCGGGGTGCCGGGCCGAATCGCCGACCGCGTGCGGTCGTGGCGACGGTGA
- the hisH gene encoding imidazole glycerol phosphate synthase subunit HisH, with protein MSISSTDQTTASVVVVDYGLGNLRSVTRGLERANADVTISDDSGALDDADGIVLPGVGAFGDGMENAGPFRDALVDAAEAGRPLFGICLGMQMLLTESEEAEREGQGDVRGLDLIPGRNRRFTGDVKVPHMGWNELDVTRDHPLVEGVDGEHAYFVHSYYAEPNSDDHVVAETDYGEAFPSIVANDEGNVFGTQFHPEKSGETGLRILRNFVDICAEQ; from the coding sequence ATGAGCATCTCGTCGACCGACCAGACGACCGCTTCGGTCGTCGTCGTGGACTACGGGCTGGGGAACCTCAGGAGTGTCACGCGCGGGCTCGAACGCGCGAACGCGGACGTGACAATCTCCGACGACTCGGGCGCGCTCGACGACGCGGACGGCATCGTGTTGCCGGGCGTCGGCGCGTTCGGCGACGGCATGGAGAACGCGGGGCCGTTCCGGGACGCGCTCGTCGACGCCGCCGAGGCCGGCCGCCCGCTGTTCGGCATCTGTCTGGGGATGCAGATGCTGCTCACGGAGAGCGAGGAGGCCGAGCGCGAGGGACAGGGCGACGTGCGCGGTCTGGACCTGATTCCGGGTCGGAACCGTCGATTCACGGGCGACGTGAAGGTCCCGCACATGGGCTGGAACGAACTCGACGTGACCCGCGACCACCCCCTCGTCGAAGGCGTGGACGGCGAGCACGCGTACTTCGTCCACTCCTACTACGCCGAACCGAACAGCGACGACCACGTCGTCGCCGAGACCGACTACGGCGAGGCGTTCCCCTCCATCGTCGCCAACGACGAGGGCAACGTCTTCGGCACCCAGTTCCACCCCGAGAAGTCCGGGGAGACCGGCCTGCGGATTCTCCGGAACTTCGTGGACATCTGCGCCGAACAGTAG
- the aceB gene encoding malate synthase AceB, producing the protein MTDPTERHYDREFVRTFFTTPTAVEGEDDSAKMLRSAAGLRGIKAPDVWVPDNEDATAPSMRAEGARNIVDVVSDHGADFPGEIHPRVVWHRERPSTRRRGFEQMRTIADPEGGAVEHIDGFVIPEVGDIDDWKKADEAITIVEHEHGLDEGSLSMSVIVESGEAELAMGDLREEVGKPSNNLERMFLLVDGEVDYTKDMRAMTPTGELPPWPELRHNTSRGASAAGLVAVDGPYDDIRDVEGYRQRMRDNRAKGMTGIWSLTPEQVEVANTAPLPPETGSWLLDVGGREVELDADGGRQVYDGDDLSLSETGDGYVLRAGGDERELSEEELREELLDRTSYVPSMNDIVDSMEEFEAAKEAGKGAIAMTQSATLEIDGVTVDLSKDRMWDEATYQAAQTPITLFQDVYEHRPDQHDELAEKYGSDVVERATNVGD; encoded by the coding sequence ATGACTGACCCGACCGAGCGCCACTACGACCGCGAGTTCGTGCGGACGTTCTTCACGACCCCGACCGCGGTCGAGGGGGAGGACGACTCCGCGAAGATGCTGCGTAGCGCCGCGGGTCTGCGCGGCATCAAGGCGCCCGACGTCTGGGTGCCGGACAACGAGGACGCCACCGCGCCGTCGATGCGCGCGGAGGGCGCCCGGAACATCGTGGATGTCGTCAGCGACCACGGCGCCGACTTCCCCGGCGAAATCCACCCCCGGGTGGTGTGGCACCGCGAGCGGCCGTCCACGCGCCGCCGCGGCTTCGAGCAGATGCGCACCATCGCCGACCCCGAGGGCGGCGCCGTCGAGCACATCGACGGCTTCGTCATCCCGGAGGTCGGCGACATCGACGACTGGAAGAAGGCCGACGAGGCCATCACCATCGTCGAACACGAGCACGGCCTCGACGAAGGCTCGCTCTCGATGTCGGTCATCGTCGAGAGCGGCGAAGCCGAGCTCGCGATGGGCGACCTCCGCGAGGAGGTGGGCAAGCCGTCGAACAACCTCGAACGCATGTTCCTGCTCGTGGACGGCGAGGTCGACTACACGAAGGACATGCGCGCGATGACGCCCACCGGGGAACTCCCGCCGTGGCCGGAACTGCGCCACAACACCTCTCGGGGCGCCAGCGCCGCCGGCCTCGTCGCCGTGGACGGCCCCTACGACGACATCCGCGACGTCGAGGGCTACCGCCAGCGCATGCGCGACAACCGCGCGAAGGGGATGACCGGCATCTGGTCGCTCACCCCCGAACAGGTCGAGGTCGCCAACACCGCGCCGCTCCCGCCGGAGACCGGGAGCTGGCTACTCGACGTCGGCGGCCGCGAGGTCGAACTCGACGCCGACGGAGGCCGACAGGTCTACGACGGCGACGACCTCTCGCTGTCGGAGACCGGCGACGGCTACGTGCTCCGCGCCGGCGGCGACGAGCGCGAACTCTCCGAGGAGGAACTCCGCGAGGAACTGCTGGACCGCACGTCGTACGTCCCCAGCATGAACGACATCGTGGACTCCATGGAGGAGTTCGAAGCCGCGAAGGAAGCGGGCAAGGGCGCCATCGCGATGACCCAGTCCGCCACCCTCGAAATTGACGGCGTCACCGTGGACCTCAGCAAGGACCGCATGTGGGACGAGGCGACCTACCAGGCCGCCCAGACCCCCATCACGCTGTTCCAGGACGTCTACGAGCACCGACCCGACCAGCACGACGAACTAGCGGAGAAGTACGGCTCCGACGTCGTCGAACGCGCGACGAACGTCGGCGACTAA